The DNA segment GGTGATTAAATACGTCCCCTATGTGGGAGACAGCAAAAGGGCAATGGATGAGTATACCTCAGAGATAATGATGGGTGGCACCAACACCATTGCCATGCACAACACCTGTGAGGTAAGTTCTTAAGTGAAGGATTTTTACTGACCAAACCACTGTGTGATTATAATGACCGGGAAGCTGGCACTTTTAGTTGTAATTATGTGGTTCAAACACACTTAAAGTGCTCTGCTCACCTCGTGTGGGGTCTGGTCCAAGCACTTTATTCATGTAGGTCTAAAGCGTCTCAATGCATTTGAAAACATGCCAGTCAGTGTCAAGTATAACCCTGTTTTACATACAGTACTATGCTGTACCACACTGTGGGGAAAGTGACATTAGATTATCTATGGGGTGATATTGCAAGGCCTGGGGATTTGTGCTGTTCTATTATGCCATATCATGTTAATTCAACCCTATACAAATTATATTACATAAGTAAATAGTTTGCAAATTTCAATCATGCACTGCTTAGGGTAAACAATCTATGTTTTAGAGGGCCCATATTATGAAAAAGCACATTTTCCTCACTGTTTCAGCAGTTCAGAAGTTTTAAATCCGATAGTTCACGCTCACTCAAGTTCATAATGTCCACATATGGAAAGTaagctgaaaaacaacccctttttgattcatttttaatgatgtcacaaaaacaaactTGCATATATCCACATTTTCTCCTTACAGcagtgtagctccacccatttttttcagaatttgCAATTATAACAAGACAAGACCagcatattcaccatttgtgctgGACAcaatctgtgcagtgaacacctgcacacagacacactaggTCCCTATAtccccaggtatcgaacccaggtatcaaacccacaagaTAGTCATCagtagcccagtgctctaaccgcaGAATATCAGCCTTTAAAGCACTGTAACATTTCAACAGCCCCTAgatttaattgtaagggatgaAGAGAGGTTGGACATTTATAACTGTAATGTCTTAAGTGACACCAAAAACGAGAATGCATGAATTTGCATTAAATTTCTGTTACTTTTCTTCAGGACTCCCTGCTGGCAAGCCCCATCATCCTGGACCTGGTCATCCTGACCGAGCTGTGTCAGAGGATCACATTCTGTACTCAAGAAGACAAGTCCTTCCAGTCTTTCCACAGTGTCCTTTCTCTGCTCAGCTTCCTCTGCAAGGCCCCACTTGTACCACAGGGGGCGCCAGTGGTCAATGCCTTCTTCCGCCAGCGAGCCTGCATTGAAAATGTCATGAGGTACAGAACAGTTCATTTGTTCATATTAGGGCCCTGTAATATAGACAGAATACCATATTACAATTATGATACACTGCTGTTTTTGCGACCATTCACTAGACCATGCCATCCAGTGAAAGATCTTATGATTCATCTAAAAATACAAAACACCAAAATACTCATGTGAAAAGTCAGAGATGCTGACATCGCACAGATTCTGATTGCTTAGGGGAATTCTTTGCATACTGTAGCGTCTATATTGCCTATATAACGTCTATATTTCAAAGGCCAATAGTGTGATTGATAATAAACCATATATTGTGCCGCCATAATGTATGTGTGATGATTGCATTATAAAAAATCAAATGTTTGTCCTGTGCaacttaaatattttaaatcagttatgattatatatatatatatatacatatataatcataatatataagAAATTTCCGCAACAAAAGTATAGTAAGTACAGTATAGACTTAATGTTTTATTGTTCCCAAAATACTCAACATATCAACATATCTAAAACATACAATTGGAGTCTAGttgattttaatatattaaattctacattttattattttttaattttgcgtaatacaaaatatattgttgctgtcccgCAACAgcctcattttttttcttttgctgttCTTTTCAAATTTTTGGCTGAAAATTGTAGtttttatttcatatatatatatccatgttttgttgtttttcagtttttgatataatgtgaatctggcagttgtccatttcataatgaatggaccaatagagatGCTCCagaatttaatattttacattgacttccattgaaagttaagaagggtggggttttttgtttgtttggtttttttggtCTTCTGTAAAATTGCTACtttggagaaacaaggttttgTGTGATAGTGACtacatataatattatttactttttgtCACACAGGGCCTGCCTCGGTCTCCCCCCTCAGAACCACATGCAGCTAGAGCACAAGATGGCGAGAAGCTTCATGCATTGCCCTGAAAACCAGGTCTATGACCCCATGCTCGCAAAGAATGTTCAACTTACCAATGGATACCACTGCGTCCAGAGTAATGGGATCAACGAACACAAAGTTGTTCAGAAGATAAAATCAATTTCATGATTCCTGTGTTTataaaaggtgtttttttttgtgtttcttctttttgaaATGTTATGGTACGATTATTGGTGTGGTACCACATGGTACAACTTTATATGCACTAATGTTACTTGACCAATAAGCACTTGAGTAGAGGACAAATGCTCAGTGTACCTCactgtttgtttactgcacTGTTCATTAAATGTTTTCATTGAGAGTgtcatgtatttatgtatgctGTGGTGGTACTTAAGGAAAGGTTGGGGTGAACTGGTGAAACTGCAAAAGAGTAACTTAGACTTACAGTAAAAGGGGCTGTTGAAGAAGGGCTATTTGGAAATCACTATTTCTGTTATTTGTTGTATAATCACAATTTTAGTCATGGTGTAAATGTGAAAACTGGAGAAATGTGTAGACACTCCATATTATGTGGAGTAAAACCCCTTTtgtgtaaaactacacactCAAATTGCTTAGAAGATTCAGATAAATAAAGCATAACAAGCTGTATTTAATTACAGTGAGGTGTACAAATAAGCCTTCATAAATGAACATCTCTGCAGGAGGTTCTCAGTGGACTCAGTGGTCCTCTGTACTGCAAACTCTCCTGCTTTTACAGCAAGAAATTTACAGGCTAATTATTTTCATTCTTAATCATATCTTTTCTTCCAAAGTTCAGTAAAGACGGGTCCAAGCTcctttatatgtattattttaatgagGTATTATTTTTACCATACAAGTTAGTTTCTAAGCTATTTATTACCATGCTGATCTTGTTTTACAGCCGTTTGATTTCTGTATGTAAGGTGTTTTATGGAACCCTGTGATGGTTGGTTGTTATACACAATAAAGTACATCTTAAAATTTATTGTTTAGCATGATTTGTTTTGTAATATTGGCTTTTATgataaatattaaatgaaaatgtaaaaggtACGTATACAGTGTATGAGTATACAGTTTTGTGCTGTCGTAGGCAACCTCAgctgtatatttacatatttattttgtacAGTAGTGTGTCATAATTAGATATtgtgtataattatataatattatatactgtTTAATTAAGCAATAGGAATTACGGCACAaaagcacttttattttgagAAATATGTCAGAATTCCCAGAAAATTATAGATATCTATTTTTTACAAGTTGAATCACCAGACATTTAGTCTTTATTTCGAATGAGGAAAATATCTCCAGAACATGAATCATAATATGaacaaaatacatataaataatgaaataattacattatttatttagcagATTCTATGTATGACATTAAAATATTTTGTGtatcattatataatattataattaattaagtaGTAGAAATTACAGTACAACAGAacttttaaaatgaatttaattaaaataaataaataagattaaTATTTTGTCTTCGACCTCTTTGTAGGTCTTTCTCAGTGCGCATGCGCCTGTTTCCAACTCCCCATAGCAACACCTGCTTGTTAGCTgttatgctagctagctacacaAACAACGAACTCACTTCACACCCAAAAGGTCGTTTTGCTGTGTACTTGTTAGCTGAAATGTTTGACCAGACAGCTTTAATGGACAGTCccattttaattttacattaaaagtaGCACTAAGGCGCTACAATGGCGGAGAAGAGGCGCTCCGGCGTGGGTTCGGTGATGCCCGACTCCAAATCCGTGAAAGCCGAGAGCGATGAGGAGTTCCTTGCCCAGGCTGGAGTCGGGGTGCTGCTCCGGGACGCCCTGCTAAAGCTTGTGGAGGCCAGGTCGGAGGACCCGATAGGTTTCCTTGCTGAACACTTCAGCAACCTGGCCTCGGAGTCGGAGAACGGGCCGGTGGgtgtgggtggaggtggaggaggtggaggaggaggagatggaggagagcagcaggaaagctcggtggaggagcagcagcagcagcttagcAGAGCGCTGTGGCACCTGAGCCTGGCGCATCACTCACAGAGGTACTAGCACCAAGCTAGCTAGCCTACCAACATCCACTCACACtcacgtgtatatatatatatgtgtatatatatatgtgtatatgtatatatatatatatgtatatgtgtgtgtgtgtatatatatatatatgtatatatatatatgtgtgtatatatatgtatatatgtatatatatatgtgtatatatatatatatatatatatatgtgtgtgtatatatatatatatatatatatatatatatatatatatgtatatgtgtgtgtgtgtatatatatatatatatatatatcaccagACATTTAGTCTTTATTTCGAATAAGGCGAATATCTCCAGAACATGAGTTATAATTTtaacaaaatacataaatataaaataataaatcatttccgTGTCAGTCAGCTGGCAGCTGAAATCATATTTACTTActtatatttattatactattatttatttagcaggTTCATAAAAGTAATTATAATgtatcaaatgtaaaaataatctACAGTTAAAAAactaggacaccccatgaaaaccttttgtgtttttaaacataGCTTTATAAACATGTGGACGTtagatcttcatttaaacaatattgagagatggtgGGAAtaactaaattaataaaataaaaaaatgtagtaATGaagtaataatgtaaaatatactTACATATATTATGTAAAGACCCACATATTTATTATGACAGTGTCCCAATAGTGTATCACATACTAATACCACAGTTTACCATGTACTCATCTTAATAGTGggggtttggcaggttagtacagaaaatgtaCTAACAGGAGGTGATGATTTGGCCGCCGCTGCCACTCAACCGTTTTTTGGAGTAATTGGTCCAGATGTAAGTAACACCTAACTTTCTTTTGGCATTGCATTTTGGGATAACCATATCCATCGTAaccacactcaaaaaaaaaagactctgaATATGTAtcttggatatttgagtatactcaagTCGGACACTTTTATCTACACAATATACTACATCCTCAAAAACTAGTTAGTACTTAgtacgcaattgggacacaccctGGTACTACTTTTACTGccggaaaaaaaaatcaggtgcAGCCCATCATCTGCAGGTGTTTAGAATATGGttagaggggattttggaggaTGCTGTCTAGTTTAAACCTCAGACAAATGCAAAATAAGCAGAGAACATGTAAAACAATGGCCAAGATGCCCAGGTCAGGCCGTCCAAGCAAGTTCAGCCCATGAGCAGACCTCAGGATGCATacagaagtctccaacaatcctaaaatgtcatcacgggacctacaggcagctcttgccacagttgcCATCTACCATTAGAAAGAGACTGCAAAAGCTGCACGCTGGAGGTGTGCAATATTGCTGTCTGTTATGCTAGCAATCAAACTGTAAGACCTTTGGATTTGATCTGCATATTTGCTCTTGTTTTGCTTCAGATCCGCATTCAACAACAACATTCGCGTGGCCTATGACCTGCTGACCCAGTGTGGCTCTCGTCGGTGTGTCCCCGGTGGCGTCCGAGGCCACATGTACAGCGAAATGCTGCAGTGCCTGTGCAGCGAGGGCGGTCTGTCAGGCACCACGGCAGCTCCTCTGCTCCGCAGGATCCGTTGTCATGACTATGAGGCTGTACCATTTGAGCTGTTCCGGCAGGGCGTGCTGACGTGTGCTGCATTTGCCGACTACATCCGCAAGTCCCAGTGCCTGTATGCAGCTGTGGCTAGTCGTCCCGAGAGGCCTGCGGAGAGGGCACTGTGCCGTGCCGTCCTGGCGACCCTGAAGGAGGCGCTGGACACCTCGCACGGTGCAGATTCTGCACGCTTCCTGGAGGCCAGCGCCAAGATCTCTCCCGCCAAGTTGGCTCGGGCCATGGCTGAGGTACACATCACTGGTGAGCTGCAGGAAGGCCCAACCATGGATGCAAGGGAGTTTGAGGATGCTGCAGCTGCGCTGTTCATAGCAAGGGTACGAGTAGTCAACTGAGCAGACCTGGAGCTAAAAATGTGAATGGACAGCACGATCTAGTGTTAGTTAGTCTTCCTATGACGATGTTCACTTTCTCCATcagtaattttattattttgatttacATCTATAAAATGGAATGTGTGTCTGAAAAAATGGGACAAAATGAATGCACCTAATAATAGGAActagttttttagtttttctgcTCTATCCCACTGCTCCTCACATACACACGGATAATCACCAAATGTAGTGGTAAAAGAGAGTTAAGCATATTCTGGAATTATTATATGGGTTCATGCAACTGTTTATCTACACTGACAGTCTAAAGGAATTGCCCCACATGCATGTCATACacagctgtttttgtgtttttctgtctgttcaTTTAGAGGATACTAGAAAACCACAACAAATGATGAATATTAGAACAAGACAATACAAACTGTTCATTGCATGAAACTGAGGCACAATTTAAAAACCCTGTGATATTGTGCAAAACTACTTGGAGAAACATGGGGAAGAAAAAACATCTAACCATGGATAATTCATAgacagcagtgaagaatgtGTTGAAAGCAATTTGTATGAAtcattataaataaactttaggAAAGTATAATAAAGAACCGTGGTTTGGTCTTTAAGACTAGAGGAGCTATaccagggccggcccaagcctttatggagccctaagcagattttcatttgggggcCCCCCATACTACCACCTCAGCATCAGATGCTTCATAATTTTCATAGGGATAAAGAACGCCCAGGCCTTTATCGACCATCCAAGCGGCGGAtgtctgcatttgcccaacttGGCCTTACTTGTGTAACACTATTTTGTTCTATTATTCAAtgctattttaaaaaaatatagtttttatcatgatatctttaTCATGATACCCTGGGGGCGTTGGGGCCCTAGGCAGCCGCATAATTGGAGAATGTCTTGGGCTGGCTCTGAGCTACACAATGCTGTACTCTACTCCTATACTGTAAGTTATCGCTGGAACACGCCCCCTTTAGTCGAACTAGTCAAACCTGGAATGAAACAAGTGATCTGCTAAAGTTAAAGGCTGTTGGACTTTACAGCGATCCATCCAAATTAGCAAAGAACCAATATTCCATGGAcagcgatgtgtagccaggaacgtccagctaactgaggctcaaatcacacctgtttagaggatcaAGCCTTGTTGGTCTTGGAAGTGTTTTTCAGGCATATTAAGAAGAGGATTGCTTGATTTCCCTTTTATTTAAACTTAGCAAGTAAATGTTTACACAGAAAATAGAAAATGCGTTTACAGTGTATAGTGGTAGACCTTCTTTTTCACAAATCTGCCAGCATGTCACTGTAATATTTACCAAACACTTCACATGTTCTTCTAGTTGCTATTCATGAATATCTTACTCATTATCTGTGCTTACAGTACACCGAGGTCATGCGCTTCACAGTTTATTACAGTGCTGCTGACAGCGTGTTTCCCATAGTCTGTATTTGAAGATGTTGTAATATCTCCTCTGAAATATAGTCACTTATAGAGTCAGGGTGTAATATTTCACAAAATTCAGTGTTTACTGGAGAACCTTTGGTTGGAGTGCTCTGAATGTTAGGAGTCTCTTCTAAAGCTGCTGAGAAAGGAATGTgttaaaaaatagttttttgatTCTGTTAGAAAAATGCCGTTGGCAACACTAACGTATTTGTGAACTGGTGCCGTTCCTGGGAATTAGTTCTGTAATTGGGTCATGCGGATAAATGTGTCGTGTCTGGAGCTGTGAGATGCATAAGATTGAAGTGCTTCCTAAGATCAACCTTTGATGAGTTGTAAAGTGATAATTATTGTTCCTCTACAATACTGTCCCATCAGTGATCCCAGcgtagtgcttggacccctgcTTTTTCTTCATTAATCCAGCAGAGGGTGTCAAACGCAAAGTtgtgtttcacacacacacacacacacacacacactatatgtccaaatgtttgtagacaccctttctaatgaatgcattcactactTTAGGTCGCACCCACTGCTGGCACTgatatgcaaatacacacaagcaatttgtctagtccctgtagagaagtactgccaatagaataggacactctggagcagataatcatgaacccatttgcaccatgctgcctaatatcaggcgtgggctagaggggtataaagttccgcagcattgagctgtggagcagtggaattgttttctttggaatgatggatgatgctccagcCGATACTTGGGTGATAATCATCTAACATCTAAcaggtcactgaatgcaatcaaattctcacagcaatgctcctaaatctagtagacagtagagactccaacaaaagcaggataaactttttttttttttttaaataaccttgatttcggaggaaaaaatgaatgagtgggtgtcccaatactttagccCATATAGTGCATTACAACATAGAAATATACACCATCACTGCGCATTACTTTGGCTTCATTTCTTTAGCTTTTAGACCAAAAGTGATTTGGGCCTGCTTTAGCAATGAGTTCCATGTtgtttaattaatgtaaaaggTACCTGAAAAAAGGTGCATATGAAAGCTCATATCCAGGTCATTTTAGTCTATTGTAGTGCTTCTtggaaactgaactgaaccccTTTAACTGGTTTCATATTATTCTTAAGTTGCTGAGGCATGAAAGTTATACTAAGCCAAGCAACAAATAAGAAATGTGCCTATTCCCGCTAGTACAATGATTCATATAGCTGTAGTCGTCTTTGATGAGAACTTCCTCTCATTTCCCTGTTGTATATAGTGTTTAGCTATTGATTTTTAAAGCTGCTTAAATGAGAAGAACAATCCAGCCAGTCTGATCTATATCTTGCCCTTGAGAGCAAAGCCATGACATCCTAATATTGTCCATAATGGAATCAGCCTCAGAGCTACTGCACTACTGCACGGCCTATTTTTGGCTTTGCCTTTAGCCAGTAGTTAATGTGTTGCTACGGTTATCAGCACTGCTCTTTTAATAGAGCAACCTTGGGGTGCATTAAGTGTAATAGGACTGAATTATTCGGAGCATGTAGCGCCAAATTGAAAACATCTAGATCTTCATTATCACAATATTTCTTAGCAAGCTTTTGCATTTCTAAAAAAGGCACCCAAAGTTTCTCTTTACAACAGCACTGACCGATGAAGCACACTAGCCCTTTGTGGTTTGCTCCTTTTGTCTCACATGAGCAGCGTGTCTCGGGTCAGTGCAGTCAGCTTATGTGCCAAAACACAAAAGGAAGGAAGCGAGACAGAGACGAAACAGTATTCATGGCACACTGACCCAATGTCCTccaacaaacacaaaacacagggTTGGTGCGTCACGCTTGTATGAAGGCCAAAGTACACCGGTCAAACATTCTCCAACTCACAGGTTCGTTTAATaccagagtgagagagaacatTCTGGAACAATGCGAATCTGAGCTGGACACTGTAGAACAGAAACTGGGAGGGTGTTTCACAATGGTGTAAAAGGGAAAGggc comes from the Salminus brasiliensis chromosome 23, fSalBra1.hap2, whole genome shotgun sequence genome and includes:
- the tpgs1 gene encoding tubulin polyglutamylase complex subunit 1, which gives rise to MAEKRRSGVGSVMPDSKSVKAESDEEFLAQAGVGVLLRDALLKLVEARSEDPIGFLAEHFSNLASESENGPVGVGGGGGGGGGGDGGEQQESSVEEQQQQLSRALWHLSLAHHSQRSAFNNNIRVAYDLLTQCGSRRCVPGGVRGHMYSEMLQCLCSEGGLSGTTAAPLLRRIRCHDYEAVPFELFRQGVLTCAAFADYIRKSQCLYAAVASRPERPAERALCRAVLATLKEALDTSHGADSARFLEASAKISPAKLARAMAEVHITGELQEGPTMDAREFEDAAAALFIARSTTGKAK